The Streptomyces sp. NBC_00691 genome has a segment encoding these proteins:
- a CDS encoding AIM24 family protein, which translates to MPFREINSKMVEATVIPGQRMFSQRGAMLAYRGDVTFTPNTAGGQGGVMSMIGRRVAGEATPLMTVEGNGTVMFGHGGHHIQVIGLTGDTLYVEADRLLAFDGTLEQGTMFMGSQGGVMGMVRGQVTGQGLFTTTLKGHGAVAVMAHGGVIELPITPGRPVHVDPQAYVAHHGDVRNKLSTALGWRDMVGRGSGEAFQLELSGSGAVYVQASEEKL; encoded by the coding sequence ATGCCGTTCCGCGAGATCAATTCCAAGATGGTCGAGGCGACCGTCATCCCCGGGCAGCGGATGTTCAGCCAGCGCGGCGCGATGCTCGCGTACCGGGGCGACGTCACTTTCACGCCGAACACGGCGGGCGGCCAGGGCGGCGTGATGTCGATGATCGGCCGCCGGGTGGCCGGCGAGGCGACGCCGCTGATGACCGTCGAGGGCAACGGCACGGTGATGTTCGGGCACGGCGGTCACCACATCCAGGTGATCGGGCTGACCGGTGACACGCTGTACGTGGAGGCCGACCGCCTCCTCGCCTTCGACGGCACCCTGGAGCAGGGCACCATGTTCATGGGCTCGCAGGGCGGGGTCATGGGCATGGTCCGCGGCCAGGTGACCGGCCAGGGCCTCTTCACCACCACCCTGAAGGGCCACGGCGCGGTGGCCGTCATGGCGCACGGCGGCGTCATCGAGCTGCCGATCACCCCGGGCCGCCCGGTCCACGTGGACCCGCAGGCGTACGTGGCCCACCACGGCGACGTACGGAACAAGCTCTCCACCGCGCTCGGCTGGCGCGACATGGTGGGGCGCGGGTCGGGCGAGGCGTTCCAGCTGGAGCTGAGCGGCAGTGGTGCGGTGTACGTGCAGGCCTCGGAGGAAAAGCTGTGA
- a CDS encoding MarR family winged helix-turn-helix transcriptional regulator, translated as METETATPWLTDAEQCAWRTFLDVQRMLTYQLERDLQPFGLTMNDYEILVNLSESAERRLRMSDLASATLQSKSRLSHQITRMENAGLVRRENCESDRRGLYAVLTDAGMETMQKVAPHHVESVRKHFIDQIGPDALGDLRESLKPVADQLRGRRGKP; from the coding sequence ATGGAGACCGAGACCGCCACCCCGTGGCTCACCGACGCCGAGCAGTGTGCGTGGCGCACATTCCTGGACGTCCAGAGGATGCTGACGTACCAGCTGGAGCGGGATCTCCAGCCCTTCGGACTGACGATGAACGACTACGAGATCCTGGTGAACCTCTCGGAGTCGGCCGAGCGGCGGCTGCGCATGAGCGATCTGGCCTCGGCCACGCTCCAGTCGAAGAGCCGGCTCTCGCACCAGATCACCCGCATGGAGAACGCCGGACTCGTCCGGCGCGAGAACTGCGAGTCCGACCGGCGCGGCCTGTACGCCGTGCTGACCGACGCGGGCATGGAGACCATGCAGAAGGTCGCCCCGCACCACGTGGAGTCGGTGCGCAAGCACTTCATCGACCAGATCGGCCCGGACGCGCTCGGCGACCTGCGCGAGTCCCTCAAGCCGGTCGCGGACCAGCTCCGCGGTCGGCGCGGCAAGCCGTAG
- a CDS encoding DUF3817 domain-containing protein — translation MDIKTASSLHRLRLVSAPEAVSFLLLLVCSVLKRTTDFNAVPVMGAIHGVLFVLYVLFWLDAWNRTKWSFGTAALYFVLSVLPLGGFYAERKLKREAEDAVVASRARAAAAEGAVQV, via the coding sequence GTGGACATCAAGACCGCTTCCTCCCTCCACCGGCTCCGGCTCGTCTCCGCGCCGGAGGCCGTCTCGTTCCTGCTCCTGCTGGTCTGCTCGGTGCTCAAGCGGACGACGGACTTCAACGCGGTGCCGGTCATGGGCGCGATCCACGGCGTGCTGTTCGTCCTCTACGTCCTGTTCTGGCTGGACGCCTGGAACCGGACCAAGTGGAGCTTCGGGACCGCCGCCCTCTACTTCGTCCTCTCCGTGCTGCCCCTGGGCGGCTTCTACGCCGAGCGGAAGCTCAAGCGCGAGGCCGAGGACGCGGTCGTCGCCTCCCGCGCCCGCGCCGCGGCCGCCGAAGGCGCGGTGCAGGTGTGA
- a CDS encoding MTH1187 family thiamine-binding protein: MIVAFSVTPLGVGEEVGEYVADAVRVVRESGLPHRTDAMFTSVEGDDWDQVMDVVKRAVAAVEARAPRVSVVMKVDIRPGVTDGLHSKVATVERYLEG, from the coding sequence GTGATCGTCGCCTTCTCGGTCACCCCGCTGGGCGTGGGGGAGGAGGTCGGTGAGTACGTCGCCGACGCCGTCCGGGTCGTCCGTGAGTCCGGTCTCCCCCACCGCACCGACGCGATGTTCACCTCCGTCGAGGGTGACGACTGGGACCAGGTCATGGACGTCGTGAAGCGCGCGGTCGCCGCCGTGGAGGCGCGGGCCCCACGCGTCTCGGTGGTCATGAAGGTCGACATCCGCCCCGGTGTCACGGACGGTCTGCACAGCAAGGTCGCCACGGTGGAGCGGTACCTGGAGGGCTGA
- a CDS encoding acetyl-CoA C-acetyltransferase, with translation MSGTTGTTSVIVAGARTPMGRLLGSLKSFSGADLGGFAIKAALDRAGIGGDQVQYVIMGQVLQAGAGQIPARQAAVKAGIPMNVPALTINKVCLSGLDAIALADQLIRAGEFDVVVAGGQESMTNAPHLLPKSREGFKYGAIEMLDAMAYDGLTDAFENIAMGESTEKHNSRLGIRRPEQDEVAALSHQRAAAAQKNGIFEAEITPVEIPQRKGEPVVFSKDEGIRAETTAESLGKLRPAFAKDGTITAGTSSQISDGAAAVVVMSKAKAEELGLEWIAEIGAHGNVAGPDNSLQSQPSNAILHALKKDGLTVDDLDLIEINEAFAAVAVQSMKDLGVTPEKVNVNGGAIALGHPIGMSGARVVLHLALELKRRGGGIGAAALCGGGGQGDALIVRVAGK, from the coding sequence ATGTCTGGAACGACCGGTACCACCTCAGTGATCGTCGCGGGCGCCCGCACGCCCATGGGTCGCCTGCTCGGCTCGCTCAAGTCCTTCTCGGGCGCCGATCTCGGCGGCTTCGCCATCAAGGCCGCGCTCGACCGGGCCGGCATCGGCGGCGACCAGGTCCAGTACGTGATCATGGGCCAGGTGCTCCAGGCGGGCGCCGGCCAGATCCCCGCCCGCCAGGCCGCGGTCAAGGCCGGCATCCCCATGAACGTCCCCGCGCTCACCATCAACAAGGTGTGCCTGTCGGGTCTCGACGCCATCGCGCTCGCCGACCAGCTGATCCGCGCCGGTGAGTTCGACGTGGTCGTCGCCGGCGGCCAGGAGTCGATGACCAACGCCCCGCACCTGCTGCCGAAGTCCCGCGAGGGCTTCAAGTACGGCGCCATCGAGATGCTCGACGCCATGGCGTACGACGGTCTGACCGACGCCTTCGAGAACATCGCCATGGGCGAGTCCACGGAGAAGCACAACAGCCGTCTGGGCATCCGGCGCCCCGAGCAGGACGAGGTCGCCGCCCTCTCGCACCAGCGTGCCGCCGCCGCGCAGAAGAACGGCATCTTCGAGGCCGAGATCACCCCGGTCGAGATCCCGCAGCGCAAGGGCGAGCCGGTCGTCTTCTCCAAGGACGAGGGCATCCGCGCGGAGACCACCGCCGAGTCCCTCGGCAAGCTCCGCCCCGCCTTCGCCAAGGACGGCACCATCACCGCCGGCACCTCCTCGCAGATCTCCGACGGCGCCGCCGCCGTCGTCGTGATGAGCAAGGCCAAGGCCGAGGAGCTGGGCCTCGAGTGGATCGCCGAGATCGGCGCCCACGGCAACGTGGCGGGCCCGGACAACTCGCTGCAGTCGCAGCCCTCGAACGCGATCCTGCACGCTCTCAAGAAGGACGGTCTGACCGTCGACGACCTCGACCTGATCGAGATCAACGAGGCCTTCGCCGCGGTCGCCGTGCAGTCAATGAAGGACCTCGGCGTTACCCCCGAGAAGGTGAACGTCAACGGTGGCGCCATCGCCCTGGGTCACCCGATCGGCATGTCCGGCGCCCGCGTGGTGCTGCACCTGGCCCTGGAGCTCAAGCGGCGTGGCGGCGGCATCGGCGCGGCCGCCCTGTGCGGCGGCGGCGGTCAGGGCGACGCGCTGATCGTCCGCGTCGCCGGCAAGTAA
- a CDS encoding AIM24 family protein, producing MATFRLQGSKVLAVSMTGDAVKAKNGSMVAYDGQMAFKKMSGGGEGLRGMVTRRLTGEQMEVMEVRGQGTCWFADRASEINLVALHGDKLWVEASNLLCTDAGLRTGTTFTGLRGGATGNGLFTTTVEGTGQAAIMSDGPAVVLRVTPQYPLQVDPGAYIAHQGNLQQHFQSGVTFRTLMGEGGGEAFQIRFEGDGLVYVQPSERNTIGGDV from the coding sequence GTGGCAACGTTCCGACTCCAAGGCAGCAAGGTGCTCGCCGTCTCCATGACCGGCGACGCCGTCAAGGCGAAGAACGGCTCGATGGTCGCCTACGACGGCCAGATGGCGTTCAAGAAGATGAGCGGCGGCGGTGAGGGCCTGCGCGGCATGGTCACCCGCCGGCTCACGGGTGAGCAGATGGAGGTGATGGAGGTACGCGGCCAGGGGACCTGCTGGTTCGCCGACCGGGCCTCCGAGATCAACCTCGTCGCCCTGCACGGCGACAAGCTCTGGGTCGAGGCGAGCAATCTGCTCTGCACCGACGCGGGGCTGCGCACCGGCACCACCTTCACGGGCCTGCGCGGCGGGGCCACCGGCAACGGCCTCTTCACCACGACCGTCGAGGGCACCGGGCAGGCGGCGATCATGTCCGACGGCCCGGCGGTGGTGCTGCGGGTGACCCCGCAGTACCCGCTCCAGGTCGACCCCGGCGCGTACATCGCCCACCAGGGCAACCTCCAGCAGCACTTCCAGTCGGGTGTGACCTTCCGCACCCTCATGGGCGAGGGCGGCGGCGAGGCCTTCCAGATCCGCTTCGAGGGGGACGGCCTCGTGTACGTCCAGCCGAGCGAGCGGAACACGATCGGGGGCGACGTCTGA
- the meaB gene encoding methylmalonyl Co-A mutase-associated GTPase MeaB → MVDVPALVAQAREGRPRAVARLISLVEGASPQLREVMAALAPLTGGAYVVGLTGSPGVGKSTSTSALVSAYRRAGKRVGVLAVDPSSPFSGGALLGDRVRMSDHASDPGVYIRSMATRGHLGGLAWSAPQAIRVLDAAGCEVILVETVGVGQSEVEIASQADTSVVLLAPGMGDGIQAAKAGILEIGDVYVVNKADRDGADATARELNHMLGLGEARGPHDWRPPIVKTVAARGEGIDEVVEALEKHRAWLEERGVLAERRRARAAREVETIAVTALRERIGDLHGDRRLDALAERIVAGELDPYAASDELVASLTGN, encoded by the coding sequence ATGGTGGACGTCCCCGCTCTGGTCGCCCAGGCACGGGAGGGCAGGCCGCGGGCCGTGGCCCGGCTGATCTCGCTCGTGGAGGGGGCGTCCCCGCAGCTGCGGGAGGTCATGGCGGCGCTGGCGCCGCTCACCGGCGGCGCGTACGTGGTGGGCCTGACGGGCTCGCCCGGCGTCGGCAAGTCCACGTCGACGTCCGCCCTGGTCTCCGCCTACCGGCGGGCCGGCAAGCGGGTCGGCGTCCTGGCCGTCGACCCGTCCTCGCCGTTCAGCGGCGGGGCGCTCCTCGGCGACCGGGTCCGGATGTCGGACCACGCCTCCGACCCGGGCGTCTACATCCGCTCCATGGCGACCCGCGGCCACCTGGGCGGCCTCGCCTGGTCCGCCCCGCAGGCCATCCGCGTCCTGGACGCGGCGGGCTGCGAGGTGATCCTGGTGGAGACCGTGGGCGTCGGGCAGTCGGAGGTCGAGATCGCCTCCCAGGCCGACACCTCGGTGGTGCTCCTGGCGCCGGGCATGGGCGACGGGATCCAGGCCGCGAAGGCGGGCATCCTGGAGATCGGCGACGTGTACGTGGTGAACAAGGCCGACCGGGACGGCGCGGACGCCACCGCCCGCGAGCTCAACCACATGCTGGGCCTGGGCGAGGCGCGCGGTCCCCATGACTGGCGGCCGCCGATCGTCAAGACGGTCGCGGCGCGCGGCGAGGGCATCGACGAGGTCGTGGAGGCCCTGGAGAAGCACCGTGCCTGGCTGGAGGAGCGCGGGGTCCTGGCGGAGCGCCGCCGGGCCCGTGCCGCCCGTGAGGTCGAGACCATCGCGGTCACGGCGCTGCGGGAGCGGATCGGCGATCTGCACGGCGACCGGCGGCTCGACGCGCTCGCGGAACGGATCGTGGCGGGCGAGCTCGATCCGTACGCGGCCTCGGACGAGCTGGTCGCGAGCCTGACGGGCAACTGA
- a CDS encoding AIM24 family protein: MTGPVIHDPTTLPSDDNVNPYTFCVELKGSQWFLQKGKMIAYYGRIEFNGIGHGRLDRLVRTSFHSPLHASDWVVAEGSGKMLLADRAFDVNSFDLDQGNLTIRSGNLLAYQPTLALKQSIVPGFVTLIGTGKFVAASNGPVVFMEPPMRVDPQALVGWADCPSPCHHYDHGYMTGVMGGVRALTGIGGTSGEEHQFEFVGAGTVLLQSTEILMADRAIGGPPAQPGVPGGHGSPGSGQSVQGSVPRLPGQLGDLQRRFGL; the protein is encoded by the coding sequence GTGACCGGTCCCGTGATCCACGACCCGACGACCCTGCCGTCGGACGACAACGTGAACCCGTACACCTTCTGTGTGGAGCTCAAGGGCTCCCAGTGGTTCCTGCAGAAGGGCAAGATGATCGCCTACTACGGGCGGATCGAGTTCAACGGCATCGGGCACGGGCGGCTGGACCGGCTGGTCCGGACGTCGTTCCACTCGCCCCTGCACGCCAGTGACTGGGTGGTGGCCGAGGGCAGCGGGAAGATGCTGCTCGCGGACCGGGCCTTCGACGTGAACTCGTTCGACCTGGACCAGGGCAATCTGACGATCCGTTCCGGCAATCTCCTCGCCTACCAGCCGACGCTCGCGCTGAAGCAGTCGATCGTGCCGGGCTTCGTGACCCTGATCGGCACGGGCAAGTTCGTGGCCGCGTCGAACGGCCCGGTGGTCTTCATGGAGCCGCCGATGCGGGTGGACCCGCAGGCCCTGGTCGGCTGGGCGGACTGCCCCTCCCCGTGCCACCACTACGACCACGGCTACATGACCGGTGTGATGGGCGGCGTCCGCGCGCTGACGGGCATCGGGGGCACCTCGGGCGAGGAGCACCAGTTCGAGTTCGTGGGGGCGGGCACGGTCCTCCTCCAGTCGACGGAGATCCTGATGGCGGACCGTGCGATCGGCGGCCCTCCGGCGCAGCCGGGCGTACCGGGCGGCCATGGATCGCCGGGTTCCGGCCAGTCTGTGCAAGGCTCGGTACCGCGCCTTCCCGGCCAGCTCGGCGACCTCCAGCGTCGCTTCGGTCTGTGA